The nucleotide window CTCCAAGCCAATACTGGCAGAGATTGGGTGGCatcatatttatgttattgaaatccaacgttcttaaattaattctctCCATCATATTCAGCATGTGATCCATCTGTGATGCAGTAAAATCCCTAATACTAGATTGTAACTGCTCCCAACAATCATTTTCTAAATGGTATCTGCAGACACGAGCAGAAGATGGAATGTATAATCTATAGCGACATAATAACATTTCCTTCACTCCAGTTGGTACCAATAAACGTTCAACATTTTCACATCCTGAAAATATACAATGTCTTGAGGTTGCTGCAACACGTGAATAAGTTTGTGATATTATTCTAGCAGTTTCTTGACGTTGTGGGACCGAAATATGTGGAAGTGGAGGCGTCACAGGTATATGTGGTGGTTCTCTATTATCAGTTTCCTCATTGAAGGCTTCAATAGGTCTATTGGCATCTTGCCGCGTTTGTTTTTGAACATTTCTCCTAGCAGCAAGCCAGCATGCAGTACAAACTCTATTCAGATGAGAaacctgaaattaaaatatttgttaagcaatatatttataaaaattactagaacaactaatattttctaaaaatcttaTCTTAATATGTATGGGTATGCTTTGATAATCATAAAGAGTACATTTTTCACTAAACAAGGTTGTTTAAAAAGGGTGTGAAAAGATTATTATGGGGTCGGCAATGCGTCATCAGGTGGgctgtatgcttgtttattgttgttGATATTAAAAAGGAGACTGaatgtaagttttaaaaaatcacatataatcatagtaaaaaaaatacacaaaaaataatatgtaccaAATGAGGAAATGTCCAACTAATTATAACATTCCTTTCTGGGCTGTCTGGATGTACAAGATGAGTGCGGGCCCGCAGAATAGATATACCACAAGCAAAGCACACATTTCTATGTCCAGACACGGGCGATTGGGCTGGTACACCATCGGGTACTTGTTGTAGCATTCCAAAGCACTCCAAGCATATTCTACTATTAGAAGAAACCtagaaagaaattaatattcttaatacttagtttatttttagctactaagcttattacatataaatacctaACTCACTGATATTAATTGGATGGATTGGAGCCCAGCATAATTATCAATGTTTTTTACTATGTCCAAAATAAATACAGCACTAAGCATGCgccatattgtaatataaaggCTTTGTAAACTCCAATTAGTAGTTTCAGTTCCCTCTTCTAATGAAATAGTTGCCTCAGTCATAAAGTCTacgagttttttaataattgcgaAGCTGAAtaggttataaaaatatgttaatacttTTAACTTACCGGCGTTGGTGATACCCAGACACGAAGAATATTCACCATAGGCTCTGTTGCATCTTCCACCATGCGCCAGCGCTGGTGCGCCAATCTCATAGAGCAATTGATACACCGGCGAGTAACATCCATTGTCGTAGATAGGTATAGGTTTGGTTCACAAACACACCGAAAGTAAAGAGTCTCTgtctcaaatatattttcaatttctatAGTTCTAGGAGGAACACGAAGCTCAACTCGACAAAGAAAATagaaagaaaacaataaaaagctCTGACACAATAACAAACGAACTTATTAGCACGAAAGTAGGTACGTCAGTAACAGTAAAACGAAATAGTTACACATTTGACTTATTTGATATCTTTTAAGTGAATATCGCATTATTGCCAGTTGTAGATCGATTATTGATTAATCGATTATGATTGACAAAACACTAAAACAGGATACTTTCAGATagattaatcaaataaactcatattattatcaaataaaaattgattttctttattatttaacatgttaTTATGAACTGCCAattcgatattttaataaaataaatataagtgtatCGATTATATTTTGGTGAGTCGATTCGCTCGTACGAAAATTGCAATACTGAAGATTCAAatgtcaataacaaaaaatacttgggAATTGCGAGTAAAAcggaaatgaataaattactgCTTAATATGTGGATTCTTATCCGTCGAAGTTATGGCTAAGTATTTTACAATGGCtagtgaaaattaaaaacttagtttttaatattaatttggtttAGGCACAACGACGTGGAAGGAGGAAACCACCTATGGGCATTCCcctttactaaaaatatataaaataaatttaattttaatataattttaattaacaagCAAGAATACCTCTGGATAAGAAAGTTGAAAATAGATTACACGCCCAAGTAGATCTCGAGTTAACAAGGAAGGGTCTGTATcttcaataatattaacatCCTTCGCAAAATTAATACATTGTATGACTTTGATCTATCCTTGCATAATCACTGATAGCTCGTTACTTTGCAACCGAATACTTTGTTGTATATGTTCGTTCATCGTgacgttaaaataaatttaaaactcgcttcaacctgtaatatcccactgctgggcataggccacttttcCTATGTAGGAGTTTGGTTGCAGAAATttggtacatatacaaatagaCTAAATATTAAACTTGATCTTTCATTCTGTATCAAGATCTTTGTTTACAAATGATCTCATAGTAACTACTCGTAGGCGAATTGTGGATAAAATTTTTGTAGCCTATAACTGTTTATTATCCTCTAATTTCTGAACTCTAacaaaaatattcgaaaaaacCTTCACAAAATTAAGAACATAAAGTATACAAAGATATGTCAGACCTGCTTTAATCACTGCGATAAAGGTAGCttacctttattttaattaatgttactCAACTTTGATAGTACTTAAACAACTCTCAGTAAATTACttcaagtattaaataaattctaaattcCCATTACTGAAATGAAGTCAGCTAAAGAAGGTATAGGATATATTAACGTACCTTCTAGCTTTGCCTCGCGAATTTACCCTCGTTATTCCCGATCCCATGGGAATATAGAGATAAAATGTAGCTTTTATACGTATgctgtaattttaattgaattttagtatcgattttaattttgatttaaattttaattgaactttagtatcgattttaattttgatttaaattttaattgaactttagtatcgattttaattttgattttgattttaatcgaattttagtattgattttaattttggtttaaattgtaattttgaatgaattttagtgttttagtttgattggattt belongs to Melitaea cinxia chromosome 17, ilMelCinx1.1, whole genome shotgun sequence and includes:
- the LOC123661656 gene encoding uncharacterized protein LOC123661656 codes for the protein MDVTRRCINCSMRLAHQRWRMVEDATEPMVNILRVWVSPTPVSSNSRICLECFGMLQQVPDGVPAQSPVSGHRNVCFACGISILRARTHLVHPDSPERNVIISWTFPHLVHIIFCVFFLL